In a genomic window of Candidatus Latescibacter sp.:
- a CDS encoding RES family NAD+ phosphorylase — protein MKVYRIAKTLYINDVSGSGAKTYGGRWNHKGVSMIYTSENRALATVEYIVHVPLSIVPAHLSLAALHIPDTIFPEEVSLSDLPGNWREYPAPSRLAELGTNWAAKNDSLLLRVPSAVVEHEFNILINPFHPDMKHVTIFQIENYTIDKRLIR, from the coding sequence ATGAAAGTATATCGAATAGCCAAGACCCTTTACATCAACGATGTATCCGGAAGCGGCGCCAAAACCTATGGAGGCCGTTGGAATCATAAAGGTGTGAGTATGATTTACACTTCGGAGAACAGGGCTTTAGCTACTGTCGAGTATATCGTTCATGTCCCTTTATCAATTGTGCCCGCGCATCTTAGTTTGGCAGCCCTTCACATACCTGATACAATATTCCCCGAAGAGGTCTCACTATCCGATTTACCCGGCAACTGGCGGGAATATCCTGCGCCTTCCAGGCTGGCTGAGCTTGGAACAAACTGGGCAGCAAAAAATGATTCTCTTTTACTTCGTGTACCTTCTGCTGTCGTTGAACATGAGTTCAATATTCTTATCAACCCCTTTCATCCTGATATGAAACATGTCACGATTTTTCAAATTGAAAATTACACAATTGACAAACGTCTGATTCGATGA
- a CDS encoding DUF2384 domain-containing protein produces the protein MKMELSELAKVLGGKKVLRINLRNRMDLIDLSKKGVTKDALLHLAKYFSYSVHQMAQLLPVTERTLQRYTPGKPLSRIVSEQILQIAEVAAKGSEVFEGRDRFLIWMNHPNKALDNKIPMSLLNSKFGVDMVLDELGRIEHGVFS, from the coding sequence ATGAAAATGGAACTGTCTGAACTTGCAAAAGTATTAGGAGGTAAGAAAGTCCTCCGGATAAATCTCCGAAATCGAATGGACTTGATCGATTTGAGCAAAAAGGGGGTTACAAAAGATGCGCTTCTCCACCTGGCTAAATATTTTTCTTATTCAGTTCATCAGATGGCTCAACTCCTTCCTGTAACTGAGCGAACCCTGCAAAGGTACACGCCGGGAAAACCCCTGAGTCGTATTGTATCTGAGCAGATACTGCAGATTGCCGAAGTCGCCGCCAAGGGTTCTGAGGTATTCGAAGGCAGAGACAGATTTCTCATATGGATGAACCACCCGAACAAAGCTCTCGATAATAAAATCCCGATGAGCCTGCTTAATTCAAAGTTTGGAGTCGATATGGTATTGGATGAACTTGGACGAATAGAGCATGGTGTATTCTCATAA
- the mtgA gene encoding monofunctional biosynthetic peptidoglycan transglycosylase, which yields MFFFIKRILIAAILLPVVFVGFYLVFPRVSALKEKNPEKTSFMKYREREWRREGKDKKIVQTWVPLSKISSQVVKAVVISEDDKFWTHEGFDFDEIHKALDKDLKQKKFRYGASTISQQLAKNLYLTPSKNPVRKLKEVILTWRLEHTLTKKRILELYLNVAEWGDGIFGIEAAARHYYGKPAVSLNADEASRLAAVLPNPRRFAPNGTSKYIENRARRIYEIMLQRGVVSGE from the coding sequence ATGTTTTTCTTCATAAAAAGAATTCTTATCGCGGCCATTCTCCTCCCGGTGGTTTTCGTAGGATTTTACCTGGTCTTTCCCCGCGTTTCGGCTCTGAAAGAAAAGAATCCGGAGAAAACCTCGTTCATGAAATACCGCGAGCGTGAATGGCGCAGAGAGGGAAAGGATAAGAAAATCGTCCAGACCTGGGTACCGCTCTCGAAGATATCTTCCCAGGTTGTCAAAGCGGTGGTGATTTCCGAGGATGACAAGTTCTGGACTCATGAAGGCTTTGATTTCGATGAGATACATAAAGCCCTGGACAAAGACCTCAAACAGAAAAAATTCAGATACGGCGCAAGCACCATCAGCCAGCAGCTTGCCAAAAACCTCTATCTGACTCCTTCCAAAAATCCGGTCAGGAAACTCAAGGAAGTCATCCTCACCTGGAGGCTGGAGCATACCCTCACCAAGAAGCGGATTCTCGAACTCTACCTGAATGTGGCCGAATGGGGCGACGGCATTTTCGGCATCGAGGCAGCCGCCCGCCACTACTACGGAAAACCGGCTGTTTCCCTGAACGCTGATGAGGCCTCACGGCTTGCGGCGGTTCTCCCCAATCCGCGGAGATTCGCCCCGAACGGTACATCGAAATACATCGAAAACCGCGCCAGACGGATTTACGAAATCATGCTTCAGCGAGGTGTGGTGAGCGGGGAATAA